A window of Mangifera indica cultivar Alphonso chromosome 11, CATAS_Mindica_2.1, whole genome shotgun sequence contains these coding sequences:
- the LOC123228552 gene encoding alpha-(1,4)-fucosyltransferase-like encodes MQLKPLNISTITLMLFLAFLFLFFCGFLEFPSVSTSISTSIQEQHHVDSSFSPVKSTPDPFTDIISAFKKWDSQVGCARFREKYRNQTGSNPGSTESGSLQEDGDRKCDGLKMEHVSVLVKGWTWIPDNLDNLYSCRCGLSCLWTKSSVLADKPDALLFETTTPPLQRRSGDPLRVYMDLEAGRKRSGLEDMFISYHAKDDVQSTYAGALFHNGRNYQVSSYKNNDTLVYWSSSRCLPQRNRLAKNLLSLLPHHSFGKCLNNVGGPDMALSLYPECNNDASVKPRWWDHLHCAMSHYKFVLAIENTVTESYVTEKLFYALDSGSVPIYFGAPNVWDFVPPHSIIDGTKFKSLEALASYVKDLANDPVAYAEYHAWRRCGVLGNYGKTRAVSLDTLPCRLCEAVSRRGGRNARAN; translated from the exons ATGCAATTAAAGCCCTTAAACATCTCCACAATTACTCTAATGTTGTTCTTAGCATTCTTATTCCTCTTCTTCTGTGGCTTTCTCGAATTTCCCTCTGTTTCGACCTCAATTTCGACCTCAATTCAAGAACAACACCACGTAGATTCAAGTTTTTCCCCGGTTAAGTCCACGCCGGACCCCTTCACCGACATAATAAGCGCGTTCAAGAAATGGGATTCTCAAGTGGGTTGTGCTCGGTTCAGAGAGAAATACAGGAATCAAACAGGGTCGAATCCGGGTTCTACTGAGTCGGGTTCGCTGCAAGAAGATGGCGATCGGAAGTGTGATGGGTTGAAAATGGAGCACGTTAGTGTTTTGGTTAAAGGGTGGACTTGGATTCCTGATAATTTGGATAATTTATATTCTTGTCGGTGTGGGTTGAGCTGTTTGTGGACTAAATCTTCGGTTCTTGCTGATAAACCTGATGCTTTGTTGTTTGAGACCACCACACCTCCGCTTCAG AGACGCAGTGGAGATCCACTTCGTGTATACATGGATCTTGAGGCTGGCAGGAAACGGTCTGGTCTTGAGGATATGTTTATTAGTTATCATGCTAAAGATGATGTGCAGTCAACTTATGCTGGTGCACTCTTTCACAATGGTCGAAATTATCAGGTGTCATCTTACAAGAACAAT GATACACTTGTTTATTGGTCTTCCTCGCGCTGTCTTCCTCAAAGAAATCGGCTGGCCAAAAATCTCCTCAGCTTGCTGCCTCACCATTCTTTTGGCAAGTGCTTGAACAATGTTGGCGGCCCGGACATGGCCCTTTCTCTCTATCCCGAATGCAACAATGATGCCAGTGTCAAACCAAGATGGTGGGATCATTTACATTGTGCCATGTCTCACTACAAATTTGTACTTGCTATCGAGAACACTGTGACCGAGAGTTATGTGACAGAGAAGCTATTTTACGCTCTAGATTCCGGTTCAGTTCCCATCTATTTCGGTGCCCCAAATGTTTGGGACTTTGTCCCACCACATTCAATAATAGATGGAACTAAATTTAAATCCTTGGAAGCATTGGCTTCCTATGTGAAGGATCTAGCTAATGACCCTGTAGCTTATGCAGAGTACCATGCATGGAGAAGATGTGGTGTTCTGGGTAACTATGGAAAGACCCGTGCAGTGAGCCTTGACACATTGCCTTGCCGGCTGTGCGAGGCTGTTAGCAGAAGAGGTGGGCGAAATGCAAGAGCTAATTGA